CTTGGTTTGCAGAAGAAGAAAGGCGAGCAAAAATTGCAGAGCAATCATGACGATGATCGGTCTGTATTTGACCTGTTTACGTCCATTGCTTCCTAGCAATGCTAACCCGATCACGATGAGTATGCCAGCGATGGGAATGATAAAATTCATTACAACCTCCAAGAAATTAAATAGTGCTAAACTTAAAAGGCAAAAAAACGCACTTCCCGACAAGAGAAGTGAAAGCGGTTTATATTCTATCATCCCGATAATATGATTGCAATTTATATGTATGTTCAGAATTGTTGTCCGTTACGTGTGGAACGCTGAAATCGGGCGTACTAGCATAAGCCTACCGCCATACGGTTTATGGAGGAGGTGAAATCCTTGGATGAGTTGCAGAGGCTCAAGCAGTTTATTACTTCAGCAGAGCATGTCTGGACTCAGATCGCGAATTCGCCGAGAGGAAAGCCTGTATATACCGTAAACGGTGTGGATTACACGCCATTGCCCGAAAAATACAACACCAAACGAAAAATCTCCCGTATTTTCCGCCGGTATTGGGGCAAGCAATTGACGGAAGTGATGATTCGGAATCTCCATTTGCGGATGCTGAAAGGAAAGCTCTGTATTCCTTATCGTGACATCCCAACTTTTCCAGCAACTGTGCTGTCGTTGCAAATAAAAGTGAATCTGCCGGATCATCGGACCGTGGCTGCGATACTGAGCGGGGGAGGGAAAAAAACAAGAGTGGACTACCGTTTGATCCGAGTCGGCGCAACCAAAACGTTTACGATCATGAAACGCTCAGGCGAGCAGTTTGATCTGAGATATCAATCTCTTGCTACGATACCCCTCAACCCGAAGGCACAACCCGTACGTAGAAGCAAGCAACGGGGAAAACCCAAAAAGTAACGAAAAGCTCCTCAATTCCCCCGAAACATAAGGGGCGAGGAGCTTTTGTTATACCGTTACGTACGAATGGAAACGTGGTACTCCCGCAGCCAATAATCTAGCTGGCCGAGATAGGCAAATAACTGTGGGGTACTCATGAGCTGACCGAAAAACGGAATGCTTGAAGCCTGGGCATCTGACTCGGCAATTTTTCGAATCGTTGGAACATCTACCAGTTGAAGCAGTGGAGAGGAAGAGTCGTTTATGATATCCAGCAGCCAAGAGCGAACGGCTTCCGTATAGGCGGGATTGTGTGTTTTCGGATACGGGCTTTTCTTGCGATATAAAACCTCATCAGGCAAGATTCCTTCCATGGCTTTTCGCAAAATTCCTTTTTCCCGATTCCCGTGCGTCTTCATATCCCATGGGATGTTCCAGACATATTCCACGATGCGGTGGTCACAAAACGGGACGCGCGCTTCCAGACTGGCTGCCATACTCATTCGGTCTTTGCGATCCAACAGCGTGTTCATGAACCACGTAATATTCAAATAAAACATTTCCCGACGGCGCGCTTCAATTGGGTCTTCCCCTGGAAGATGCGGGACTTCATCGAGAGATTCCTCATATCGCATGGCAACGTATTCCTCGGGTTTGACCCAATCACGAAGCTCAGGTGATAGCCAGGAGGCACGTTCTTTCGTCACTCTCGACCAAGGAAACGTTCCGGCATGCAGCAGTTCCTCACGATGAAACCACGGATACCCGCCAAATACTTCATCTGCGCATTCTCCAGAGAGGACGACGGTCGTCTCTTTTTTTATTTCGCGGCAAAACAGGTAAAGGGACGCATCCACATCAGCCATCCCCGGCAAGTCGCGGGCAAGTGTCGCAGTTTTCAAGGAGTCGATCAAATCGTCAGTGTCGAACTTAATCGTGTGGTGCTCGGTTCCGAGAAACTTTGTAACGAGTTGCACATAAGGTTCATCCTCATTCGGTTGAAAAGCACTCGCCTTGAAATGTTTTCGGTTGTCGACGTAATCGATAGAGTAGCTGTGCAGAGTTCCGCGGCCTGTTTTTTGAAAATGATCTGCCGCAACAGCTGTAATAATGCTCGAGTCCAACCCGCCTGACAAGAGGGTCGAAACGGGCACATCTGCAACCAATTGGCGTTCAATCGAATCCGTGACTAGCTCCCTGACACGTTCCGCAGTTGTCTCCAAGTCATCCGTATGTGGGTGGCTTTTGAGCTGCCAGTAACGTTTTTGCTTGACGCCATCACGAGTCACCAGCAGATAAGCACCGGGCCGAACCTCATGTACATTGTGAAAAACTCCATGGCCAGGCGTACGGGCGGGACTGATTCCGAAAACCTCTGCCAAGCCTTCGCGAGAGAGCTCTGGTTTGACTTCGGGGTGAGCGAGCAAGGCTTTTAGCTCGGAAGCAAGCAGAAATGAACTGCCTCTTTGCGCATAAAACAGCGGCTTAACCCCCATACGGTCACGGCCAACAAACAGTCTTTGTTCCCGTTCGTCCCAGATCGCAAAAGCAAAGATGCCGTTAAGCTTTGACAGACAATCTGGGCCCCACTCTAAATACGTGTGCAAAAGCACCTCCGTATCCGAGTGAGATTGAAAAGTATGTCCGCAAGCAAGCAGTTCTGCTCGCAAATCCTCGGTATTATACAATTCACCATTGTAAATCATGGTGCAGGCATGTTCGTTTTTGAGTGCTGACATAGGCTGCTGTCCGCCAGCAGGATCAACGACCACAAGGCGACGATGACCGAGGGCCGCGCGAGGAGTCAGCCAAAAGCCTTCTGCATCAGGGCCTCGATCCTTGAGGCATTGAGTCATTTTTTGCAGCATATTACGTTCACCAGATAAGTCCTTTTCCCAATCAATCCATCCTACAATTCCACACATGGCATACTCACCCTTCTCCTGAAGCATTGCACACACAGCGTATGCAATCAGCCTAGCGCGGTTGTCTGTCCAGCAGGGAATTGAGGGTAATACGCGGAATTTATAGAAGATTTAAACTAAGGGAGGCTGCGGTGGACAATCTTACGTTATTGCTCATTGAGAGGATGGGCATTCTTTTGACGCTGGCATTTATTTTGACAAGGACATCATTGTTTCGCCAGCTTTTAGACCGCGAATTGCACGTAGGGACGTCAATCGCATTTTCCGTCATGTTCGGGTTGTTTGGGATTGCGGGTACATATGCAGGAGTGGTCGTGCAAGGGGAGAGCTATCACCCTGCATTTTGGATTTTTCGTTTATCGCATGACGAAATAATCGCCACTTCTACGTTGGTAGGGGTCGTCATCGGAGGTTTGCTAGGGGGACCTCTCGTTGGCCTGGGGGCAGGTGTCATTGCTGGGCTTCATGTCTTTCAATTGGGAGGATTCGCCGCAGCACCGATGGGCTTGTCGATCCCGATCACGGGATTACTGGCAGGATACGTAGCGCGTTTTTTCTCGCAGGAGCGGGTTATTTCTCCGTCCAAAGCCATGTTTATCGGCATGTTCGCGCCCATTATTCAGATGTCGCTTTTATTGATCATGGCCGCTCCACCTGAGCTGGCGCGAACCATGGTCAACGTGATCGGGATTCCGATGGTACTGACAAACAGTGTTTCGATTGCGATTTTTACGACGATGATACGGGTTGCCTTGCAAGAGGCAGAGCGTTCCGCTGCCATTGAAGCGGAGCGTTCCTTTACGATAGCGGAAAGAATTTTGCCACACTTGAAAAGGGGGCTTACACCGCAGACAGCTCAGTCAGCAGCCCTTGTCTTACAAAAAGAAACGAAAGCAGCCGCCGTTGCAGTAACAAATCGGGAACGGCTTCTTGCGCACGTTGGAGTGGGGGCTGATCATCATCATCCGGGAGAAGCGCTCCATAGTGAACTCGATAAGCGGGCTCTGTTTAGCGGTGGAATCGACAAGGGATTGACGCGAGAGACCGTCGGGTGCAAGCGTAAAAATTGTAGCCTGCATGCAGCGATTCTCGTGCCGATTAAAGAGGGGGACAGCGTCGTTGGTCTGATCAAACTCTATTATCGGAGGCCGCAACAAATAGGAAAAGTTCAGGAGGCATTAGCAAAAGGGCTTGGCAACCTGATCTCCAATCAATTGACCCTATCTCTCACGGAGCAAATGAAAGGCTTGATGAAGGATGCTGAGTTGCGAATGCTGCAGGCACAGATTCAACCACACTTTTTGTTTAACACGCTGAATTCAATTGTGACCTTGATACGAATTGATCCGCAGCTAGCCCGGCATATGACCATTCAGCTTGGCGTGTTCATGCGTTTTAACCTGAAGCTCACAGCAAGTCCGCTTGTCACCGTGAGACAGGAGTTGGATCACCTGCATGCTTATTTGGAAATTATCAAGATAAGATTTTCCGAGCAATTCGCCGTTCGCACCATCATTGAGGCGGGGGTAGAGGAAGCCCTTATCCCCCCTGGCACGTTGCAGCCGTTATTTGAAAATTGTATTCAGCATGGTGTTCGCGACATCACGAACGGCGGTGAGATCATTCTCCATGTGAAACGGCAGGATGTGCACGTTGCTTTTCAAATCGAAGATAATGGCCAAGGTTTTCCCGACAACTTACTGCCAGTTCTCGGAAAGGTGCCAATGGAGAGTAAGGAGGGCAATGGAATTGGCATTCATAATGTCAACCAACGCCTGATCAGCTTGTGCGGACAAGAGGCCCAACTTCATTTTGCCAATAAACAAGAAGGCGGTAGTATGATTACCTTTACGATTCCGATTACAAAAGAGGTGAGTACCTGATGCCAATACGCGTCATGATTGCAGAAGACGAGCGACTAGCACGCGAAGAACTGAGCTATTTACTGCTTCAAGAAGGAGACGTAGAGCTGCTGCCCTATGCCACCAATGGACGAGAGCTGTTGGAAATGGTCGATGTGCACGAACCGGATGTCGTCTTCCTCGATATGAAAATGCCTGAGCTGGAAGGAGCGCAGGCAGCGAGAATGCTGGCTTCGCGTAAGCAGCACCCCCTCATCGTTTTTTGTACCGCGTATGAGGAATTTGCCATCGATGCGTTTAAGCTGTACGCCGTCGATTATTTGTTGAAGCCTACGGAGCCCAAACGGCTGGTGGAAACGATGCAACGAATCCGAGAGCGTCTAGTCAAGCCAAAAGTAGAGCCTGTCCAGACAAAACGAACGAAGCTGTTGGTAGAAGACAACAGCCGATTAGTGGTCATTGATCCAACGACGATTGTCTATGCGGTGCGGGAGGAGCGATATGTGCAAATCGTCACCCAAACGGCTACCTATTCGACGCGGATGACCCTGACACAGCTGGCTGAGAAGCTTTTTGCATACGACTTTTTCCGTACCCACAAAAGCTATCTGGTCAATCTTCAATTCGTAAGCGAGCTCGAACCATGGTTCAACGGTGCCTACAACCTGATTTTGAAGGGAGAAGGAAGACCGCGTATTCCCGTATCCCGGACCTCCGCCAAGGATTTGCTCAAACGTCTCGAGGAGTAAGCCAGGTGATCCATGGTTTGCAGATCATGGTTGAAAATCTGCCACTGACACACTCTCCCCGACATCTTACGCAGAAAAATACACGGATAAAAAAGGATTCTCTACAATGTAGGAAGCGCTTACATTTCGGTTGATAAAGGGGAGGTTCCTATGGGCAAATCCGCTTCGGCAAAAAAAGCCGAGGATCAGAAGAAGGATGCTGTTGATTATGCCGCAGTGATTCAGTCAGCCACGTTCAAAGAGCTTTTGAGAAGAAAAAAAGCGTTTATTTTGCCATCTTCTATTTTTTTCTTTGTATTTTACTTTACCCTTCCGATATTAACCTCCTACTTCACCGTACTGAATCAACCAGCATTTGGGGCCATTTCGTGGGCGTGGGTATTTGCCTTTGCTCAGTTCGTCATGACATGGGGTCTCTGTATCCTGTACACCAAGCGGGCAGAGCAGTTTGATCAACTCGTAGAGAAAATCAAACGAGAGGCAGGTGGGAGGGGCTAATGAACGTTACTGCATTTTTACTCTTTCTCGTCATTGTTCTTTTGACGCTTGTCATCACCTTTTACGCGTCGAAAAAGACGAATACGACTAGTGAGTTTTACACCGCTGGAGGAGGCTTAACAGGTTGGCAAAACGGCCTTGCGATTGCGGGAGATTACATGTCCGCTGCTTCCTTTCTTGGAATTGCCGGGATGATTGCGTTGAGCGGGTTTGATGGTTTCTTCTACAGTATCGGTTTTCTTGTCGCGTATCTCGTAGTGCTCTACTTGGTAGCAGAGCCTTTGCGTAATTTAGGAAAATACACGATGGCTGATATGATAGCCGCGCGTTTTGACAATAAAAAGGTTCGTGGTGTCGCTGCTCTCAATTCGATTGCCATCTCGATTTTTTATATGATCGCGCAATTAGTCGGAGCAGGCGCCTTGATCAAGCTACTGTTGGGTCTAGATTACACGACCTCCGTATTGATCGTAGGGGCATTGATGACCATCTACGTCGTCTTCGGCGGGATGACGGCAACCTCATGGGTGCAGATCGTCAAAGCCGTTTTGTTAATGATTGGGACATTCATTATCTCTATGATGGTTTTCGCCAAATTCGATTTTAATCTTTTGAAAATGTTCGAGCAAATGAAGCTGGCGACACCATTGGGAGAGCAATTCCTCAATCCTGGCAACAAGTTTAAAGTGGGGCTCGATACGATATCATTGAATCTCGCGCTTGTGCTCGGAACGGCTGGATTGCCGCATATTTTGATTCGTTTCTTCACAGTAAAAGATGCCACGACAGCTCGCAAATCGGTTGTGTACGCAACGTGGATCATTGGTGTCTTCTATGTCATGACGATCTTCCTCGGCTTCGGTGCGGCAGCGTTTGTCGGAGCGGGCAATATGGACCCAGCTGGTAACATGGGCGCTCCATTGCTAGCGCAAGCACTCGGCGGTAACTTTTTGTTCGCCTTCGTATCTGCGGTTGCCTTCGCTACCATTCTCGCAGTAGTGGCTGGGCTGGTGCTGACTGCGGCTTCTGCCTTTGCGCACGACTTTTACGGACACGTATTACGCCAAGGAAAAGCAACAGAAAAGGAACAAATGAAGATGGCCAAATGGGCGTCTGTCGGAGTCTCGATTGTCTCTATCCTGCTCGCCTTGTTTGCACAAAATCTGAACGTGGCTTTCCTTGTTGCTCTGGCTTTCGCAGTAGCGGCGAGTGCAAATCTACCAGTGATTTTGTTCACGATCTTCTGGAAAAGATTCAATACGGCAGGAGCAATTAGCGGGATGCTCGTCGGACTGTTCAGCGCTCTCATTCTGGTTGCCTTGAGTCCGAACGTTTGGAATCCTGTGGCTGGAAAAGCCATTTTGGTCGGCGAAGCGCTGTTCCCATTGCCGAATCCGGGTATTGTCTCGATCCCGTTAGGGTTTTTGGCAGCATGGATCGGAACCTTGTTGTCTAGCT
The window above is part of the Brevibacillus brevis NBRC 100599 genome. Proteins encoded here:
- a CDS encoding solute symporter family protein; this encodes MNVTAFLLFLVIVLLTLVITFYASKKTNTTSEFYTAGGGLTGWQNGLAIAGDYMSAASFLGIAGMIALSGFDGFFYSIGFLVAYLVVLYLVAEPLRNLGKYTMADMIAARFDNKKVRGVAALNSIAISIFYMIAQLVGAGALIKLLLGLDYTTSVLIVGALMTIYVVFGGMTATSWVQIVKAVLLMIGTFIISMMVFAKFDFNLLKMFEQMKLATPLGEQFLNPGNKFKVGLDTISLNLALVLGTAGLPHILIRFFTVKDATTARKSVVYATWIIGVFYVMTIFLGFGAAAFVGAGNMDPAGNMGAPLLAQALGGNFLFAFVSAVAFATILAVVAGLVLTAASAFAHDFYGHVLRQGKATEKEQMKMAKWASVGVSIVSILLALFAQNLNVAFLVALAFAVAASANLPVILFTIFWKRFNTAGAISGMLVGLFSALILVALSPNVWNPVAGKAILVGEALFPLPNPGIVSIPLGFLAAWIGTLLSSSRDDKKYDEILVKANTGMKDSA
- a CDS encoding LytR/AlgR family response regulator transcription factor; its protein translation is MPIRVMIAEDERLAREELSYLLLQEGDVELLPYATNGRELLEMVDVHEPDVVFLDMKMPELEGAQAARMLASRKQHPLIVFCTAYEEFAIDAFKLYAVDYLLKPTEPKRLVETMQRIRERLVKPKVEPVQTKRTKLLVEDNSRLVVIDPTTIVYAVREERYVQIVTQTATYSTRMTLTQLAEKLFAYDFFRTHKSYLVNLQFVSELEPWFNGAYNLILKGEGRPRIPVSRTSAKDLLKRLEE
- a CDS encoding DL-endopeptidase inhibitor IseA family protein, with the translated sequence MKSLDELQRLKQFITSAEHVWTQIANSPRGKPVYTVNGVDYTPLPEKYNTKRKISRIFRRYWGKQLTEVMIRNLHLRMLKGKLCIPYRDIPTFPATVLSLQIKVNLPDHRTVAAILSGGGKKTRVDYRLIRVGATKTFTIMKRSGEQFDLRYQSLATIPLNPKAQPVRRSKQRGKPKK
- a CDS encoding LytS/YhcK type 5TM receptor domain-containing protein, whose amino-acid sequence is MDNLTLLLIERMGILLTLAFILTRTSLFRQLLDRELHVGTSIAFSVMFGLFGIAGTYAGVVVQGESYHPAFWIFRLSHDEIIATSTLVGVVIGGLLGGPLVGLGAGVIAGLHVFQLGGFAAAPMGLSIPITGLLAGYVARFFSQERVISPSKAMFIGMFAPIIQMSLLLIMAAPPELARTMVNVIGIPMVLTNSVSIAIFTTMIRVALQEAERSAAIEAERSFTIAERILPHLKRGLTPQTAQSAALVLQKETKAAAVAVTNRERLLAHVGVGADHHHPGEALHSELDKRALFSGGIDKGLTRETVGCKRKNCSLHAAILVPIKEGDSVVGLIKLYYRRPQQIGKVQEALAKGLGNLISNQLTLSLTEQMKGLMKDAELRMLQAQIQPHFLFNTLNSIVTLIRIDPQLARHMTIQLGVFMRFNLKLTASPLVTVRQELDHLHAYLEIIKIRFSEQFAVRTIIEAGVEEALIPPGTLQPLFENCIQHGVRDITNGGEIILHVKRQDVHVAFQIEDNGQGFPDNLLPVLGKVPMESKEGNGIGIHNVNQRLISLCGQEAQLHFANKQEGGSMITFTIPITKEVST
- the asnB gene encoding asparagine synthase (glutamine-hydrolyzing); translation: MCGIVGWIDWEKDLSGERNMLQKMTQCLKDRGPDAEGFWLTPRAALGHRRLVVVDPAGGQQPMSALKNEHACTMIYNGELYNTEDLRAELLACGHTFQSHSDTEVLLHTYLEWGPDCLSKLNGIFAFAIWDEREQRLFVGRDRMGVKPLFYAQRGSSFLLASELKALLAHPEVKPELSREGLAEVFGISPARTPGHGVFHNVHEVRPGAYLLVTRDGVKQKRYWQLKSHPHTDDLETTAERVRELVTDSIERQLVADVPVSTLLSGGLDSSIITAVAADHFQKTGRGTLHSYSIDYVDNRKHFKASAFQPNEDEPYVQLVTKFLGTEHHTIKFDTDDLIDSLKTATLARDLPGMADVDASLYLFCREIKKETTVVLSGECADEVFGGYPWFHREELLHAGTFPWSRVTKERASWLSPELRDWVKPEEYVAMRYEESLDEVPHLPGEDPIEARRREMFYLNITWFMNTLLDRKDRMSMAASLEARVPFCDHRIVEYVWNIPWDMKTHGNREKGILRKAMEGILPDEVLYRKKSPYPKTHNPAYTEAVRSWLLDIINDSSSPLLQLVDVPTIRKIAESDAQASSIPFFGQLMSTPQLFAYLGQLDYWLREYHVSIRT
- a CDS encoding DUF485 domain-containing protein; amino-acid sequence: MGKSASAKKAEDQKKDAVDYAAVIQSATFKELLRRKKAFILPSSIFFFVFYFTLPILTSYFTVLNQPAFGAISWAWVFAFAQFVMTWGLCILYTKRAEQFDQLVEKIKREAGGRG